AAACGGTTAAGTTTCAAATAAGGAGGGAGAGAAAACCTCCTGGATAGACGCCAAAAGATGGTTTTGGACTTTCAAACGGTAATGGCGGCACCACATCAAGCTTTCCTTAACCAGGTTAAATTCCCGGGCAAGAGGTGCCGATTCAACACGGCTAAAAGTCATTTTATCTTTAAGTGAGGGAAGATTTGAAAAATCGATGAGATCGCCAATAGACCTGCTTTTTAACTGCAACTGTTGAAGAAGAAAAGGGTCAATTGAATTCATGGGAAGATAAGATCTGGCATAGACCATCCGTTCTTTCTGATCATTTAAAAGCCACACCTCTCTATATAGGACTTTTTCAGGTTTTTTTAATTCAAGGAATTGAACCGTTTCCGTATCGGTTTCCGCAATCGTTTGACTGGCCACCTCCAAATAGACAGGACCCATCATCAGAGCCTGTAAAGAGGTTGTCAAGGTTCCGCCTGAGGTTAAGAGAAGACGAAGGGTAGAATTAAGACCGTTTTTTTTTGAGTCGTGAATAAAAGATTGACTGTCCGGCCAGAATTTTCGGCAGGTAATAGAAAAAGGCTGATCCATGGGGGTAGAATACAAAATGGCCTCCACCTTGTCAAGGCATCAGCCGGTCCCAAGACCAGCGATAGACTTCGCACCCACTTATTAATCATGTCATTGCGAGCACCGAAGGGTGCGTGGCAATCTTATCGTAAAGTCTTGAGATTGCTTCACTTTGTTCGCAATGACAGCTTTCTAACTCTGTTCTTGTGTAACCTATTGTATTTTATATTCAATTTTTAACGTATTTTTAAAATAAAGAAAAAGGTTTCATCAAACCTTCGTTTCGTAAATAAGTTCGTCGTAGTCCTTGTTAGATCAAAAGGGTTTAAAATGAGAAAGACCGATATTACCACAGAATTATTTGAAAAAATTGGGATCTCAAAAAAAGAAGGCTCTGAAATTTTAGAAATAATCCTTTCTACAATTAAAGATGTTTTAAAAAAAGGTGAAATCTTTAAAGTCGCCGGTTTCGGAAATTTTGTGGTGAGGCAAAAAAAAGAAAGAAAAGGGAGAAATCCAAAAACGGGTGAGGAAATTGGAATTACACCCAGAAAAGTGGTCAGCTTCAGACCCAGCCAAGTTTTTAAAAAATATGTCAATACGGCCGAGAATACAGAGAATACAAATGTTTCAGAAAAATCCAATGTTCCCTGAAGGGTTACCCTGATCATTAAAGGTTAGACTTTATCTGTTTTAAAATCATCCGATATCGATGAAAAACTCAAAATCGAGAAAAAAACAGAGAAACAATACCACCGGAAAATCCGAAAAAATGTTTTATAAAATAGGGGAGGTCAGTCAAATAACGGGGTTAGAGTCTTATGTTCTTCGATTCTGGGAAAATCAGTTTCCGGTTCTCCATCCTAAGAAAAATAACGGAGGACAACGGGTTTATCTTTCAAAGGATATTCAACTGATCCTTAAAATAAAGAAGATGCTCTACGAGGAAGGATACACGATCATAGGCGCTAAAAAAGCTTTAAGGCAACATTCAGGCGGCCCGGCTCCTGCTTCAGACCTTTTTCAGATTCAGAAGGAACTGAAGGGCATCCTCGATCTTTTACACTAAATAAAGGCGTAAGTGAAGCAACTGGCTTAGCCAGTGCGAAACGCGGGGTTTGGGGGCATTGGAGGATTTCACGAAGTGAAACCGCACAGGTCCCCAAGTAAAATAGTAAAATTTTCGGGGCGTAGCGCAGCCCGGTAGCGCACTCGCTTGGGGTGCGAGTGGTCGCTGGTTCAAATCCAGTCGCCCCGATTCTTTACATAGGGACAGGCCCATGTGGCCTGTCCTGGCACCCGTAGAGAGGGTCAAATCCCCAAACGTAGTCCCGAATTTCGGGACTTTTTTATTTCAGGAAACATCCGGTTGTTTTTAACTTTTCAGAGCAGAGTATTATGATCGACATTCTTGTTTCCAATGATGACGGGATTCAATCTCCCGGGATCCATGCGTTAGCCGAAGTTCTTCGAGAATTAGGAAATATTTACGTTGTGGCTCCGGATCGTGAAAGAAACGCCGTTGGTCATGCCCTGACCCTCCATAAACCGCTGCGCGTCGAAGAAATTAAAAAAAACTTTTTCAGCCTCAATGGAACTCCCACGGATTGTGTAAATTGGGGAGTGCTCCACCTTTTAAAGAAACCACCTGCCCTGTTGGTTTCCGGGATTAACAAAGGAGCTAACCTGGGCGATGATGTCACCTATTCGGGTACCGTTTCAGCGGCATTTGAGGGAACAATTCTTAAAGTGCCTTCGATTGCCGTATCCCAAATGGGCCCGCCTCCCTACGAATTTAAGTCCGCCGCCCAGTTTGCCTTGCAAATTGCCAAACAGATCTTAAATAAAGGACTCCCAAATGATATTTTATTAAATGTCAATGTCCCGAATCTCCCGATCGAAAAAATCAAGGACATTAAAATTGTTTCCCTCGGCAGGCGGGTTTTTGAAGATAACGCCATCATTGAGAAAACAGACCCCAGAGGGAGAAAATATTATTGGATAGGGGGAACAAAAATTCTTTGGGAGGATAAACCAGACACGGACAACGATGCGGTCTCCCATGGCCATGTGTCAGTTACCCCTCTTCATCTCGACCTAACCCATTATGAATTTCTGAAAAAGATGAAAAAATGGGAAAAGGCGCTCAACCGCGATAAGAAAGACGATTGAATTTTTTTGATGCCATAATCGGGTACCTTGGCGAATGGATCCTCTCGATCATTTCAAAATATGGGTATTCCGGAATTGTTTGGAGTATGGCCATTGAAAGCGCCTGCATTCCCCTCCCGAGTGAAATTATCATGACCTTTTCAGGTTTTCTGGTGTCTGTGGGAACTTTTTCATTGACCGGAGTAACCCTGGCGGGGGCGTTTGGAAATCTATTGGGATCATGGGTCGCCTACGTGGCCGGACGGTTTGGAGGGAGAAAATTTTTAGAAAACCACGGGAAATACTTTTTGATATCGAACGAAGATCTGATTAAAGCCGACCAATGGTTTTTAAAGTATGGAGAGTTCACAGTTTTTGCAACGCGAATGCTTCCTTTAGTCAGGACTTTTATTTCTCTTCCCGCGGGAATTTCTAAAATGAATTTCGTGAAATTTTCCATTTATTCTTTTGTCGGATCAATTCCATGGTGTTTTGGCCTTGCTTATCTTGGAAAAGAACTTGGGGTTCACTGGAGGGGATTGGGCCCTTATTTCCATCAGTTTGATTTTTTAATTATTTTAGGTTTAATTTTCTTTATTTTTTGGTTCAAGCGAGCCAACGGAAAGAAAAAAAACAGGGTGATCCATGATTAAAATTAAAATCTTTAATTCGATGAACCGGCAAAAGGAAATTTTTAAACCGCTCATTTCTGAAAAAGTCAATATGTATGTCTGTGGCGTAACCGTTTATGACGACTCTCATATAGGACATGCCCGGAGCGCGATTGTTTTTGATATGATCGCGCGCTATTTCCGGTTCAGAGGGTTCGAAGTCACGCTGGTTAAAAATTTTACAGACGTCGATGACAAAATTATTAAACGGTCGCATGAGGAAAATATTCCGTGGAAAAATTTAACAGAAAAATATATCGACGAATATCACAACGACATGGATCGATTAAATGTAACGCGTCCAACCCATGAACCCAAAGCCACTGAGTACATTTCAGATATGATTAAAATAATTCAGAGGCTAATGGAAAAAGGGTATGCTTATGAATCGGCCGGAGATGTTTATTACCGGGTCAATGCCTTTAAATCTTATGGACAGCTGTCCCGGCGTGATTTATCGATCGAGTCTGCCGGTATAAGAGTTGACGTCAATGAGTTAAAAGAGAACCCTCTCGATTTTGTGCTCTGGAAATCATCAAAACCGGGGGAACCGTCATGGGATTCTCCCTGGGGAAAAGGACGTCCGGGATGGCACATTGAATGTTCCGCAATGG
This DNA window, taken from Nitrospirota bacterium, encodes the following:
- the surE gene encoding 5'/3'-nucleotidase SurE; this translates as MDILVSNDDGIQSPGIHALAEVLRELGNIYVVAPDRERNAVGHALTLHKPLRVEEIKKNFFSLNGTPTDCVNWGVLHLLKKPPALLVSGINKGANLGDDVTYSGTVSAAFEGTILKVPSIAVSQMGPPPYEFKSAAQFALQIAKQILNKGLPNDILLNVNVPNLPIEKIKDIKIVSLGRRVFEDNAIIEKTDPRGRKYYWIGGTKILWEDKPDTDNDAVSHGHVSVTPLHLDLTHYEFLKKMKKWEKALNRDKKDD
- a CDS encoding chorismate lyase, encoding MYSTPMDQPFSITCRKFWPDSQSFIHDSKKNGLNSTLRLLLTSGGTLTTSLQALMMGPVYLEVASQTIAETDTETVQFLELKKPEKVLYREVWLLNDQKERMVYARSYLPMNSIDPFLLQQLQLKSRSIGDLIDFSNLPSLKDKMTFSRVESAPLAREFNLVKESLMWCRHYRLKVQNHLLASIQEVFSPSLFET
- a CDS encoding DedA family protein → MAIESACIPLPSEIIMTFSGFLVSVGTFSLTGVTLAGAFGNLLGSWVAYVAGRFGGRKFLENHGKYFLISNEDLIKADQWFLKYGEFTVFATRMLPLVRTFISLPAGISKMNFVKFSIYSFVGSIPWCFGLAYLGKELGVHWRGLGPYFHQFDFLIILGLIFFIFWFKRANGKKKNRVIHD
- a CDS encoding MerR family transcriptional regulator, which codes for MKNSKSRKKQRNNTTGKSEKMFYKIGEVSQITGLESYVLRFWENQFPVLHPKKNNGGQRVYLSKDIQLILKIKKMLYEEGYTIIGAKKALRQHSGGPAPASDLFQIQKELKGILDLLH
- a CDS encoding integration host factor subunit alpha — encoded protein: MRKTDITTELFEKIGISKKEGSEILEIILSTIKDVLKKGEIFKVAGFGNFVVRQKKERKGRNPKTGEEIGITPRKVVSFRPSQVFKKYVNTAENTENTNVSEKSNVP